One Streptomyces sp. L2 genomic window carries:
- a CDS encoding NUDIX domain-containing protein, giving the protein MNPADEILDVVDEHDRVVGQYPRGEVYARGLRHRCVFIQARDASGRLFVHRRTPVKLVFPSLYDMFVGGVVGAGETYDEAALREAEEELGVSGLPRPEFLFKFLYDDGAGKSWWSAVYEVRCELPVHPQAEEVQWHDFLPDEEVERRLGVWEWVPDGMAAYERLKAYRAAR; this is encoded by the coding sequence ATGAATCCTGCTGACGAGATCCTCGACGTCGTCGACGAGCACGACCGGGTCGTCGGGCAGTACCCGCGCGGCGAGGTCTACGCCCGGGGACTGCGCCACCGCTGCGTGTTCATCCAGGCCCGGGACGCCTCCGGCCGGCTCTTCGTGCACCGCCGTACGCCGGTCAAGCTGGTGTTCCCCTCGCTGTACGACATGTTCGTCGGCGGGGTCGTCGGCGCGGGCGAGACCTACGACGAGGCGGCGCTGCGGGAGGCGGAGGAGGAGCTGGGCGTGAGCGGCCTGCCCCGGCCGGAGTTCCTCTTCAAGTTCCTCTACGACGACGGGGCCGGGAAGAGCTGGTGGTCGGCGGTGTACGAGGTCCGCTGCGAGCTGCCGGTGCACCCCCAGGCGGAGGAGGTCCAGTGGCACGACTTCCTTCCCGACGAGGAGGTGGAGCGCCGGCTCGGCGTGTGGGAGTGGGTGCCGGACGGCATGGCGGCCTACGAGCGGCTGAAGGCGTACCGGGCCGCTCGGTGA
- a CDS encoding SDR family oxidoreductase codes for MVEAVQDAGVVVTGAGGGIGAALARRFAAEGARVVVNDLDGGKAAAVAAEIGGIAVPGDASAVVGEARDALGGRVDVYCANAGLGSAGSEAAGEAVWASAWDVNVMAHVRAAEQLLPDWLERGSGRFVSTVSAAGLLTMIGAAPYSVTKHGAYAFAEWLSLTYRHRGLKVHAICPQGVRTDMLAATGSAGDLVLQPTAIEPDAVADALFRGIGEGRFLILPHPEVADYYRARAGDPDRWLTGMNHVQQKWEAAR; via the coding sequence ATGGTGGAAGCCGTGCAGGATGCGGGAGTGGTGGTCACCGGGGCCGGTGGCGGGATCGGGGCCGCGCTGGCCCGGCGGTTCGCCGCCGAAGGAGCCAGGGTCGTGGTGAACGACCTGGACGGCGGGAAGGCCGCGGCCGTGGCCGCGGAGATCGGCGGTATCGCCGTCCCCGGCGACGCCTCCGCGGTCGTCGGGGAGGCGCGCGACGCCCTCGGCGGCCGGGTGGACGTCTACTGCGCCAACGCCGGCCTCGGCTCCGCCGGTTCCGAGGCGGCCGGCGAGGCCGTCTGGGCGAGCGCCTGGGACGTCAACGTCATGGCCCACGTCCGCGCCGCCGAGCAGCTCCTGCCGGACTGGCTGGAACGCGGCAGCGGCCGGTTCGTCTCCACCGTCTCCGCCGCCGGCCTGCTCACCATGATCGGCGCGGCCCCCTACAGCGTGACCAAGCACGGCGCGTACGCCTTCGCCGAGTGGCTGTCCCTGACCTACCGCCACCGGGGTCTGAAGGTGCACGCGATCTGCCCGCAGGGCGTGCGCACCGACATGCTCGCCGCCACCGGCAGCGCCGGCGACCTGGTGCTCCAGCCGACCGCCATCGAGCCGGACGCCGTCGCCGACGCCCTGTTCCGGGGGATCGGGGAGGGCCGCTTCCTGATCCTGCCGCACCCCGAGGTCGCCGACTACTACCGGGCGCGGGCCGGCGACCCGGACCGCTGGCTGACGGGCATGAACCACGTCCAGCAGAAGTGGGAGGCCGCGCGGTGA
- a CDS encoding DUF202 domain-containing protein has product MRSPAPDRDPGLQPERTRLAWRRTTLSAAVAAVLAVKAALHGGASATGVAVCAVCCAVWLCFVWVAHGRIRGLASGARPPMLRARYAGAAVLCPVALAVCAAVLVL; this is encoded by the coding sequence GTGAGGAGCCCGGCGCCCGACCGGGATCCGGGGCTTCAGCCGGAGCGGACGCGGCTGGCGTGGCGCCGTACGACGCTGTCAGCGGCGGTCGCCGCGGTGCTCGCCGTCAAGGCGGCGCTCCATGGTGGGGCCTCGGCCACCGGTGTCGCCGTGTGCGCGGTGTGCTGTGCGGTATGGCTGTGCTTCGTGTGGGTGGCGCACGGGCGGATCCGTGGACTCGCGTCCGGCGCCCGGCCCCCCATGCTGCGTGCGCGGTACGCCGGGGCGGCGGTGCTGTGCCCGGTGGCACTGGCGGTGTGCGCGGCGGTGCTGGTGCTGTAG
- a CDS encoding phosphotransferase family protein yields MSADHPPGLDLDRLRGLLDRERPGLVTGTLTGRLIEGGRSNLTYQVSDGTTKWVVRRPPLGHVLATAHDMRREHRVISALHPTKVPVPRPVLLCEDEEVLGAPFYVMEFVEGTPYRTADQLAPLGPERTRGAVLSLVDTLVDLHAVDPAEVGLADFGRPEGFLDRQLRRWGKQLDASRNRDLPGIDELHASLGRGLPVSPAPAVVHGDYRLDNVLIGPDDEIRAILDWEMSTLGDPLTDLGLLVMYSRSLGMPDSPVSTTAEAPGHPDPAELIERYAARSGRDVSAVSWYTAFAWFKLAVILEGIHYRYTLGQTVGRGFDRIGDLVPVFIDHGLTTLQEGES; encoded by the coding sequence ATGAGCGCCGATCACCCGCCCGGACTCGATCTCGACCGGCTGCGCGGTCTGCTGGACCGGGAGCGGCCCGGTCTGGTCACCGGCACGCTGACCGGCCGGCTGATCGAGGGCGGGCGGTCGAACCTCACCTACCAGGTCTCCGACGGCACCACCAAGTGGGTCGTACGACGGCCTCCGCTCGGGCACGTCCTGGCCACCGCGCACGACATGCGGCGCGAGCACCGGGTGATCAGCGCACTGCACCCGACGAAGGTGCCGGTGCCGCGCCCGGTGCTGCTGTGCGAGGACGAGGAGGTGCTCGGGGCGCCGTTCTACGTCATGGAGTTCGTCGAGGGCACCCCGTACCGCACCGCGGACCAGCTCGCCCCGCTCGGCCCGGAGCGCACCCGCGGCGCGGTGCTGTCGCTGGTGGACACGCTGGTCGACCTGCACGCCGTGGACCCCGCCGAGGTGGGCCTCGCGGACTTCGGGCGGCCGGAGGGCTTCCTGGACCGGCAGCTGCGCCGCTGGGGCAAGCAGCTGGACGCCTCCCGCAACCGCGACCTGCCCGGCATCGACGAGCTGCACGCGTCCCTCGGACGCGGCCTGCCCGTCTCCCCCGCCCCGGCGGTCGTGCACGGCGACTACCGGCTGGACAACGTCCTGATCGGCCCGGACGACGAGATCAGGGCGATCCTGGACTGGGAGATGTCCACGCTCGGCGACCCGCTGACCGACCTCGGGCTGCTGGTGATGTACAGCCGGTCGCTCGGCATGCCGGACTCCCCCGTCTCCACCACCGCCGAGGCTCCCGGGCACCCCGACCCGGCCGAGCTGATCGAGCGGTACGCGGCGCGCTCGGGCCGCGACGTCTCGGCCGTCTCCTGGTACACGGCGTTCGCGTGGTTCAAGCTCGCCGTGATCCTGGAGGGCATCCACTACCGGTACACGCTGGGCCAGACGGTGGGCCGCGGCTTCGACCGCATCGGCGACCTCGTACCCGTCTTCATCGACCACGGACTGACCACGCTGCAGGAAGGCGAGAGCTGA
- a CDS encoding NADP-dependent oxidoreductase, which produces MKAITYSRYGGPDVLEYADVRDPKVGPDAVLIEVRAAAVNPVDWKCREGHMDGMLDTVFPVIPGWDVSGVVVRPGVSVTEFSAGDEVIGYVREDFLSRGTFAEYVAAPVRTLARKPRNLSHEEAAGLPLVGLTAYQVLVKALEVKRGETVLVHAAAGGVGSLAVQIAAHLGARVIGTASERNHDFVRGCGGEPVTYGEGLAERVRGLAPEGVDAAFDTIGGDMLRASAGLLTPEGRLASIADPEVVSYGGRYVFVRPDADDLAALTELAERGAVTVHVQETFPLARAAEAHRLNEEGRTRGKIVVTVPPSEG; this is translated from the coding sequence ATGAAGGCCATCACCTACAGCCGGTACGGCGGACCCGACGTGCTGGAGTACGCGGACGTCCGTGACCCGAAGGTCGGCCCCGACGCCGTACTGATCGAGGTCCGCGCGGCCGCCGTCAACCCGGTCGACTGGAAGTGCCGCGAGGGCCATATGGACGGCATGCTGGACACCGTGTTCCCGGTGATCCCCGGCTGGGACGTCAGCGGCGTGGTCGTCCGGCCCGGCGTCTCGGTCACCGAGTTCTCCGCCGGCGACGAGGTGATCGGCTACGTCCGCGAGGACTTCCTCTCCCGGGGGACCTTCGCCGAATACGTCGCCGCGCCCGTGCGCACGCTGGCCCGCAAGCCGCGCAACCTCTCCCACGAGGAGGCCGCCGGGCTGCCGTTGGTCGGACTCACCGCCTATCAGGTGCTGGTCAAGGCGCTGGAGGTCAAGCGCGGCGAGACCGTGCTGGTGCACGCGGCGGCCGGCGGGGTCGGCTCGCTCGCCGTCCAGATCGCCGCGCATCTCGGCGCCCGCGTGATCGGCACGGCGAGCGAACGCAACCACGACTTCGTCCGCGGGTGCGGGGGTGAACCGGTTACGTACGGGGAGGGGCTGGCCGAACGGGTACGGGGGCTCGCCCCCGAGGGCGTGGACGCGGCGTTCGACACCATCGGCGGCGACATGCTTCGGGCGTCGGCCGGTCTGCTCACGCCGGAGGGCCGCCTGGCCTCCATCGCCGATCCCGAGGTCGTGAGTTACGGCGGCCGGTACGTTTTCGTCCGCCCGGACGCGGATGACCTGGCCGCACTGACCGAACTGGCCGAGCGGGGGGCGGTGACCGTCCACGTCCAGGAGACATTCCCTCTCGCGCGAGCGGCGGAGGCCCACCGCCTGAACGAGGAGGGCCGCACCCGCGGCAAGATCGTGGTGACGGTGCCCCCGTCCGAAGGCTGA
- a CDS encoding serine-threonine protein kinase — protein MADPGMSVTPYWELTFDADGDVDGPERDRLLDQARGHGVRDLIVFAHGWNNDRSGATSLYRRFFAPIPGLAPKARIGYVGVIWPSMRFCDEPIPDFPRSAVAQEAGAAPRPVLDKDTLRALRETFPARTTVVDQLARMLDVHPAGTEGLAEFGGLVRLLVGAEHRQAGTDTGEEGEPGLLSGDTVAVCEALAEALASLESPGTPAGFSLPNPWDGAKELLRQATYYEMKRRAGTVGSRGLGPALGRLATAAPAVRVHLVGHSFGGRLVSYALDGLPSGVRTVKSVTLLQGAFSHYTFAARLPQDPHGSGALKDRQKRVDGPLVCCYSHFDSSLGTFYPLASACAGEDRSAAGFSLGHALGPRWGAMGHDGVQAVPGTAALDLAGALRGPLPRSGCVNVDAAAVVRRGGPPSGAHSDIVHPELARLVLAAGRIA, from the coding sequence ATGGCGGATCCTGGGATGAGCGTGACTCCCTACTGGGAGCTGACCTTCGACGCGGACGGGGACGTGGACGGCCCCGAACGCGACCGGCTGCTGGATCAGGCCCGCGGCCACGGCGTCCGCGACCTGATCGTCTTCGCACACGGCTGGAACAACGACCGCTCGGGCGCCACCTCCCTGTACCGCCGCTTCTTCGCCCCGATCCCGGGGCTCGCGCCGAAGGCCCGGATCGGGTACGTCGGCGTGATCTGGCCGTCGATGCGGTTCTGCGACGAGCCGATCCCGGACTTCCCCCGCTCCGCCGTGGCCCAGGAGGCCGGGGCCGCGCCGCGGCCGGTGCTCGACAAGGACACCCTGCGCGCGCTCCGGGAGACGTTCCCGGCCCGGACCACGGTGGTGGACCAGCTAGCCCGCATGCTGGACGTCCATCCGGCCGGCACCGAGGGGCTGGCGGAGTTCGGCGGGCTGGTCCGGCTGCTGGTCGGGGCGGAACACCGGCAGGCCGGGACCGACACCGGCGAGGAGGGCGAACCCGGCCTGCTGTCCGGGGACACGGTGGCCGTCTGCGAGGCCCTCGCCGAGGCGCTGGCCTCGCTGGAGTCGCCCGGGACGCCCGCCGGGTTCAGCCTGCCGAACCCGTGGGACGGCGCCAAGGAACTGCTGCGGCAGGCGACGTACTACGAGATGAAGCGGCGGGCAGGCACGGTGGGCAGCCGGGGGCTCGGGCCGGCGCTCGGGCGGCTGGCCACGGCGGCGCCCGCGGTGCGGGTGCACCTCGTCGGACACAGCTTCGGCGGGCGCCTGGTGTCGTACGCGCTCGACGGGCTGCCCTCGGGGGTGCGCACGGTGAAGTCCGTGACGCTGCTCCAGGGGGCCTTCTCGCACTACACGTTCGCGGCCCGGCTGCCGCAGGACCCGCACGGGTCGGGTGCGCTCAAGGACCGGCAGAAGCGCGTCGACGGGCCGCTGGTGTGCTGCTACTCGCACTTCGACTCGTCCCTCGGGACCTTCTACCCGCTGGCCTCGGCCTGCGCGGGCGAGGACCGGTCGGCCGCCGGCTTCTCGCTCGGGCACGCGCTGGGCCCCCGGTGGGGGGCCATGGGGCACGACGGAGTGCAGGCGGTGCCGGGCACCGCCGCCCTGGACCTGGCCGGGGCGCTGCGGGGCCCGCTGCCGCGCTCGGGCTGTGTGAACGTCGACGCGGCGGCGGTCGTCCGCCGCGGCGGGCCGCCCAGCGGGGCGCACAGCGACATCGTGCACCCCGAACTCGCCCGGCTGGTGCTGGCGGCGGGCCGTATCGCGTGA
- a CDS encoding acyl-CoA dehydrogenase family protein, protein MDFAFDARTEELRARLLAFMEEYVHPAEAVAEEQRAALASPWDTPAVVEELKAEARRQGLWNLFLPDAEYGAGLTNLQYAPLAEITGRSPQLAPTATNCAAPDTGNMEVLAQFGSDRQKKQWLEPLLAGEIRSAFAMTEPEVASSDATNITTLIERDGDEYVITGRKWYISGAMDPNCKIFIVMGKTDPDGPDIRRQQSMVLVPRDTPGVTVKRAMRVFGYEDHYHGGHAEVVFDHARVPVSNLVGEEGGGFAIAQARLGPGRIHHCMRLIGMAERAIELMCRRAVSRTAFGKALAQQGVVQNWIADARVTVEQLRLLVLKTAWLMDTVGNRGAHTEIQAIKIATPRAVVDILDRAIQLHGAGGVSQDFPLAELYAGARTLMLADGPDEVHQRSLARRELKKYL, encoded by the coding sequence ATGGACTTCGCGTTCGACGCGCGTACCGAGGAACTGCGCGCCAGGCTGCTCGCCTTCATGGAGGAGTACGTCCACCCCGCCGAGGCGGTCGCCGAGGAGCAGCGGGCCGCGCTGGCCTCGCCGTGGGACACCCCGGCCGTGGTGGAGGAGCTGAAGGCCGAGGCGCGCAGGCAGGGCCTGTGGAACCTGTTCCTGCCGGACGCCGAGTACGGCGCCGGGCTGACGAACCTGCAGTACGCGCCGCTCGCCGAGATCACCGGCCGGTCCCCGCAGCTCGCGCCGACGGCGACGAACTGCGCCGCGCCCGACACCGGGAACATGGAGGTGCTGGCGCAGTTCGGCAGCGACCGGCAGAAGAAGCAGTGGCTGGAGCCGCTGCTGGCGGGTGAGATCCGCTCGGCGTTCGCGATGACGGAGCCGGAGGTGGCCTCCTCGGACGCCACCAACATCACCACGCTCATCGAGCGGGACGGCGACGAGTACGTCATCACGGGCCGCAAGTGGTACATCTCCGGGGCGATGGACCCGAACTGCAAGATCTTCATCGTGATGGGCAAGACGGACCCGGACGGTCCCGACATCCGCCGCCAGCAGTCGATGGTGCTGGTCCCGCGGGACACCCCCGGCGTCACGGTGAAGCGGGCGATGCGGGTGTTCGGCTACGAGGACCACTACCACGGGGGTCACGCCGAGGTGGTCTTCGACCACGCGCGCGTGCCCGTGTCGAACCTGGTCGGCGAGGAGGGCGGCGGCTTCGCCATCGCCCAGGCGCGGCTCGGCCCGGGGCGGATCCACCACTGCATGCGGCTGATCGGCATGGCCGAGCGGGCGATCGAGCTGATGTGCCGGCGGGCGGTGTCCCGTACGGCGTTCGGCAAGGCGCTGGCCCAGCAGGGCGTGGTGCAGAACTGGATCGCCGACGCGCGCGTGACGGTGGAGCAGCTGCGGCTGCTGGTGCTGAAGACGGCCTGGCTGATGGACACCGTCGGCAACCGGGGCGCGCACACGGAGATCCAGGCCATCAAGATCGCCACTCCACGCGCGGTGGTGGACATCCTGGACCGGGCGATCCAGCTGCACGGCGCGGGCGGTGTCAGCCAGGACTTCCCGCTGGCCGAGCTGTACGCGGGGGCGCGCACCCTGATGCTCGCGGACGGCCCGGACGAGGTGCACCAGCGCTCGCTGGCCCGCCGGGAGCTGAAGAAGTACCTGTAG
- a CDS encoding penicillin acylase family protein, which produces MPWRTPHHVLSDRLRTPRKLSGFLKTASVCVLTAALLSPLTRTAAAADAPASNDYCGGQCSDILPPGENGNATLAQILLNQVFGTQPAHAEDQLGPYANLATGYSGLTDAKINNFFNDASFGVPSDQVASTEKPAGRSDVTIVRDKKAGVPHITGTTRYGTEFGAGYAAAEDRLWLMDVFRHVGRGQLTSFAGGAPANQGLEQQFYRNAPYTEADLQAQIDNAVANAGARGQQALGDVNAYLAGVNAYIDASDSGRYFPGEYDLTGHKDPITNAGTIEHFKVTDLVALASVIGSLFGAGGGGEVNNALSLLAAQAKYGTEEGTRVWEAFRERNDPEAVLTVHDTSFPYGGRPADAQGEALPDPGSVTQEPLVYDRTGSAATTSATKASGTAAKATLGSARRGMSNALVVSGKHTASGHPIAVFGPQTGYFAPQLLMLEEIQGPGISARGASFAGLSMYVELGRGQDYSWSATTSGQDIIDTYAVELCQDDHHYLYHGTCTAMDEIEQKNAWKPTTADGTPAGSYTMRVWRTKYGPVEYRATIGGKKVAYTTLRSSYLHEADSIIGFQMLNDPGYVKGPKDFQSAAQHINYTFNWFYADSQHTAYYNSGDNPVRASGVDAEFPVWARPAYEWRNWDPATNTSDYTPPAAHPNSVDQDYYVSWNNKQAKDYTTASWGDGSVHRGNLLDDRVKKLVAAGGVTRAQLVQAMADAALADLRAEDVLPELLRVIGSSPVTDPTAVDAVKKLQAWVSAGARRTETSAGSKTYANADAVRILDAWWPLLVKAEFEPGLGSDLYTAFTNNLSVDEAPSAGHGPTGSHAGSSFQYGWWSYVDKDIRAVLGEPVQGGLGQKYCGGGSLGACRDALIGTLKQAAGLTAAQVYPGDDQCSAGDQWCADSIVQRTLGGIKHGHISWQNRPTFQQVVEYTSHR; this is translated from the coding sequence ATGCCATGGCGCACCCCGCACCACGTGTTGTCCGACAGACTGAGAACTCCCCGCAAGCTCTCCGGGTTCCTGAAGACGGCATCCGTATGCGTACTGACAGCCGCACTTCTCTCCCCGCTCACCCGAACGGCCGCAGCCGCCGACGCGCCCGCCTCCAACGACTACTGCGGCGGCCAGTGTTCGGACATCCTGCCGCCCGGCGAGAACGGCAACGCCACCCTCGCCCAGATCCTGCTCAACCAGGTCTTCGGCACCCAACCCGCGCACGCCGAGGACCAGCTCGGGCCCTACGCGAACCTGGCCACCGGCTACTCCGGGCTCACCGACGCGAAGATCAACAACTTCTTCAACGACGCCTCCTTCGGCGTCCCTTCCGACCAGGTCGCCTCGACCGAGAAGCCGGCCGGCCGCAGTGACGTGACGATCGTCCGCGACAAGAAGGCCGGTGTGCCGCACATCACAGGCACCACCCGGTACGGCACCGAGTTCGGCGCCGGCTACGCGGCCGCCGAGGACCGGCTGTGGCTGATGGACGTCTTCCGGCACGTGGGCCGCGGCCAGTTGACCTCGTTCGCCGGCGGAGCCCCCGCCAACCAGGGCCTGGAGCAGCAGTTCTACCGCAACGCCCCCTACACCGAGGCCGACCTGCAGGCGCAGATCGACAACGCCGTGGCCAACGCGGGCGCGCGCGGGCAGCAGGCGCTCGGCGACGTCAACGCCTACCTCGCCGGTGTCAACGCCTACATCGACGCCTCCGACAGCGGCCGCTACTTCCCCGGCGAGTACGACCTGACCGGCCACAAGGACCCGATCACCAACGCCGGCACCATCGAGCACTTCAAGGTCACCGACCTGGTCGCGCTCGCCTCCGTGATCGGCTCACTGTTCGGCGCCGGCGGCGGGGGCGAGGTCAACAACGCCCTCTCGCTGCTCGCCGCCCAGGCCAAGTACGGCACCGAGGAGGGCACCCGGGTCTGGGAGGCCTTCCGCGAACGCAACGACCCCGAAGCCGTCCTCACCGTCCACGACACGAGCTTCCCCTACGGCGGCAGGCCGGCCGACGCCCAGGGCGAGGCCCTGCCCGACCCCGGCTCGGTGACCCAGGAACCGCTGGTCTACGACCGCACCGGCAGCGCCGCCACCACGAGCGCCACCAAGGCCTCCGGCACCGCCGCCAAGGCCACCCTCGGCTCCGCCCGGCGCGGCATGTCCAACGCGCTCGTCGTCAGCGGCAAGCACACCGCGAGCGGCCACCCCATCGCCGTCTTCGGGCCGCAGACCGGCTACTTCGCGCCGCAGCTGCTGATGCTGGAAGAGATACAGGGCCCGGGCATCAGCGCCCGCGGCGCCTCCTTCGCCGGCCTGAGCATGTACGTCGAACTCGGCCGCGGCCAGGACTACTCCTGGAGCGCCACCACCTCCGGCCAGGACATCATCGACACCTACGCCGTCGAACTGTGCCAGGACGACCACCACTACCTGTACCACGGCACCTGCACCGCCATGGACGAGATCGAGCAGAAGAACGCCTGGAAGCCGACCACGGCCGACGGCACGCCGGCCGGGTCGTACACCATGCGGGTGTGGCGCACCAAGTACGGGCCCGTCGAGTACCGCGCGACCATCGGCGGCAAGAAGGTCGCCTACACCACGCTGCGCTCCTCGTACCTGCACGAGGCCGACTCGATCATCGGCTTCCAGATGCTGAACGACCCCGGCTACGTCAAGGGGCCGAAGGACTTCCAGAGCGCGGCCCAGCACATCAACTACACGTTCAACTGGTTCTACGCCGACTCCCAGCACACCGCGTACTACAACAGCGGTGACAACCCGGTCCGCGCGTCCGGCGTCGACGCCGAGTTCCCGGTGTGGGCGCGTCCGGCGTACGAGTGGCGGAACTGGGACCCGGCCACCAACACCTCCGACTACACCCCGCCCGCCGCCCACCCCAACTCCGTCGACCAGGACTACTACGTCTCCTGGAACAACAAGCAGGCCAAGGACTACACGACCGCGTCCTGGGGCGACGGCTCCGTGCACCGCGGCAACCTCCTCGACGACCGGGTGAAGAAGCTGGTCGCGGCCGGCGGTGTCACCCGGGCCCAACTGGTGCAGGCCATGGCCGACGCGGCCCTCGCCGACCTGCGTGCCGAGGACGTGCTGCCGGAGCTGCTCCGGGTGATCGGCTCCTCGCCGGTGACCGACCCCACGGCCGTCGACGCGGTCAAGAAGCTCCAGGCGTGGGTGAGCGCCGGTGCCAGGCGCACCGAGACCTCGGCGGGTTCGAAGACCTACGCGAACGCCGACGCCGTCCGCATCCTGGACGCCTGGTGGCCGCTGCTGGTCAAGGCCGAGTTCGAACCGGGCCTCGGCAGCGACCTGTACACCGCGTTCACGAACAACCTGTCCGTGGACGAGGCGCCCTCCGCCGGGCACGGCCCGACCGGCTCGCACGCCGGAAGCTCCTTCCAGTACGGCTGGTGGAGCTATGTCGACAAGGACATCCGGGCGGTGCTCGGTGAGCCGGTCCAGGGCGGCCTCGGCCAGAAGTACTGCGGCGGCGGCAGCCTCGGGGCCTGCCGCGACGCACTGATCGGCACCCTGAAGCAGGCGGCCGGGCTGACCGCCGCCCAGGTCTACCCGGGCGACGACCAGTGCTCGGCCGGCGACCAGTGGTGCGCCGACTCGATCGTCCAGCGCACGCTGGGCGGCATCAAGCACGGCCACATCAGCTGGCAGAACCGGCCCACCTTCCAGCAGGTCGTGGAGTACACCTCGCACCGGTGA
- a CDS encoding TetR/AcrR family transcriptional regulator, producing MPRTTDGDGTPVPQRLLAAATRLFAEQGYDRTSVQEIVEAAGVTKGALYHYFGSKDDLLHEVYARVLRVQQERLDAYAGADEPIEKRLRGAAADVVVTTIENLDDAMIFFRSMHHLSPEKNKQVRAERRRYHERFRALIEEGQREGVFSTATPADLVVDYHFGSVHHLSTWYRPDGPLTPQEVADHLADLLLRALRP from the coding sequence GTGCCCAGGACCACGGACGGAGACGGGACCCCGGTCCCGCAGCGGCTGCTGGCCGCCGCCACCCGGCTCTTCGCGGAGCAGGGCTACGACCGCACGTCCGTGCAGGAGATCGTCGAGGCGGCCGGCGTCACCAAGGGCGCGCTCTACCACTACTTCGGCTCCAAGGACGACCTCCTGCACGAGGTGTACGCGCGCGTGCTGCGCGTCCAGCAGGAACGGCTCGACGCGTACGCAGGCGCCGACGAGCCCATCGAGAAGCGGCTGCGCGGCGCCGCGGCGGACGTCGTCGTCACCACGATCGAGAACCTCGACGACGCGATGATCTTCTTCCGGTCCATGCACCACCTGAGCCCCGAGAAGAACAAGCAGGTGCGCGCGGAACGCCGCCGCTACCACGAACGCTTCCGCGCGCTCATCGAGGAGGGCCAGCGCGAGGGCGTGTTCTCCACCGCCACCCCGGCCGACCTGGTCGTCGACTACCACTTCGGTTCGGTCCACCACCTGTCGACCTGGTACCGCCCCGACGGACCGCTCACCCCCCAGGAGGTCGCCGACCACCTCGCCGACCTCCTGCTGCGCGCCCTGCGGCCGTAG
- a CDS encoding DUF202 domain-containing protein translates to MIEFVRNVRLWFAPEHIREEGGTPDYRFSLANERTFLAWLRTALALIGGGFAVDQFLPDLRWGWRVGLALALLGAGVLCSLRALNHWVRCERAMRRGEDLPASRFPTLLSLVIAVVAVAMVVVVLVGWAG, encoded by the coding sequence GTGATCGAGTTCGTGCGCAACGTCCGGCTCTGGTTCGCGCCGGAGCACATCCGTGAGGAGGGCGGGACGCCCGACTACCGGTTCTCCCTGGCCAACGAGCGCACCTTCCTGGCCTGGCTGCGGACGGCGCTCGCACTGATCGGCGGGGGGTTCGCGGTCGACCAGTTCCTGCCGGACCTGCGCTGGGGCTGGCGGGTCGGGCTGGCGCTCGCGCTGCTCGGCGCGGGCGTGCTGTGCTCGCTGCGCGCGCTGAACCACTGGGTGCGGTGCGAGCGGGCCATGCGGCGCGGCGAGGACCTGCCGGCGTCCCGCTTCCCGACCCTGCTGAGTCTGGTCATCGCGGTGGTGGCGGTGGCGATGGTCGTGGTGGTGCTGGTCGGATGGGCGGGGTGA